Proteins encoded within one genomic window of Couchioplanes caeruleus:
- a CDS encoding phosphoesterase PA-phosphatase: MTADRAARIASEIFAPAVLVAGLLLVVGWHAGETAGVSRWWGLPGALFAAGIPLAYVLRGVRTGRLTNHHIPEREHRRVPLLFGIASVAVGLVALVLLGAPRDVLALMAAGGTGLLVFTAVTHWWKMSIHAGVAAGTAATLTAVYGPAALLTVPFALLACWARVRLAAHTTPQVIAGAIVGAAIAGTVFPALRAV; the protein is encoded by the coding sequence GTGACCGCCGACCGCGCCGCCCGGATCGCCTCCGAGATCTTCGCCCCGGCGGTCCTGGTGGCCGGTCTGCTGCTGGTGGTCGGCTGGCACGCCGGCGAGACCGCCGGCGTCTCCCGCTGGTGGGGCCTGCCCGGCGCGCTGTTCGCGGCGGGCATCCCCCTGGCGTACGTGCTCCGCGGCGTACGCACCGGCCGCCTGACCAACCACCACATCCCGGAACGGGAACACCGCCGGGTTCCTCTGCTGTTCGGCATCGCCTCGGTGGCGGTCGGCCTGGTGGCCCTCGTCCTGCTCGGCGCGCCCCGGGATGTGCTCGCCCTGATGGCGGCGGGCGGCACCGGCCTGCTCGTGTTCACCGCGGTGACCCACTGGTGGAAGATGTCCATCCACGCCGGAGTGGCCGCGGGCACGGCGGCGACGCTGACCGCCGTCTACGGCCCGGCGGCGTTGCTCACCGTGCCCTTCGCCCTGCTGGCATGCTGGGCCCGGGTGCGTCTCGCGGCCCACACCACCCCTCAGGTGATAGCCGGCGCGATCGTCGGCGCCGCCATCGCCGGCACGGTCTTCCCGGCGCTCCGGGCCGTCTGA
- a CDS encoding MFS transporter codes for MTGILRRPYALTTVGAWSSVFLAAFESLAVTTIMPAVTADLNGRSLYALAFSSTLAAGVVGMVAIGSWADRRGPAVPLLVATSLFVAGLLVAGTATTMPAFAAGRFLQGVGAGGETVALYVLVAQVYPPALHIKLFGAFASAWVVPSMIGPFAAGLVTDVWSWHWVFLGVVLLVAAATALMVPALRGRDRPPADRLPVSPGDIRRIAQAAVVAATVVALSSLDGIDRHVAWLVAPAVLAVMALALRRLVPSGTYRLRPGLPAAVALCATAGGVFFGTEVYLPLLLHDRYGLPTWLSGITLTSGAVAWALASAVQARLGERAAAATALRVGALLLASGASVELATVLWRLHPAVAALGWFAAGAGMGTLYPRISELVLAGSAPDEAGFNTAAKSIADAVGGSASLAVAGLLFAIAPFAGPFTFATALGVVTVTVAFRASVPLPKVMTA; via the coding sequence GTGACAGGAATCCTGCGGCGGCCCTACGCCCTGACCACCGTCGGCGCCTGGAGCTCGGTCTTCCTCGCCGCCTTCGAATCCCTGGCCGTCACGACGATCATGCCGGCGGTCACCGCCGACCTGAACGGGCGCAGCCTGTACGCGCTCGCCTTCTCGTCCACTCTGGCCGCCGGCGTGGTCGGCATGGTCGCGATCGGCTCGTGGGCCGACCGGCGCGGGCCCGCCGTGCCGCTGCTCGTCGCGACGTCGCTCTTCGTGGCGGGCCTGCTGGTCGCGGGCACGGCCACCACCATGCCGGCCTTCGCCGCCGGCCGCTTCCTGCAGGGCGTGGGCGCCGGCGGTGAGACGGTCGCGCTCTACGTCCTGGTCGCCCAGGTCTACCCGCCCGCCCTGCACATCAAGCTCTTCGGTGCGTTCGCGTCGGCGTGGGTCGTACCGTCGATGATCGGACCCTTCGCGGCCGGTCTCGTGACCGACGTGTGGAGCTGGCACTGGGTCTTCCTCGGCGTGGTCCTTCTGGTCGCGGCGGCGACCGCTCTGATGGTGCCGGCCCTGCGCGGGCGCGACCGCCCACCCGCGGACCGGCTCCCGGTCTCACCGGGGGACATCCGCCGCATCGCCCAGGCCGCGGTCGTGGCCGCCACCGTGGTCGCCCTCAGCTCGCTCGACGGGATCGACCGGCATGTCGCCTGGCTGGTCGCTCCGGCGGTCCTCGCGGTGATGGCGCTCGCGCTGCGCCGCCTGGTGCCCTCGGGCACCTATCGGCTGCGCCCGGGCCTGCCCGCGGCGGTCGCTCTCTGCGCGACCGCGGGAGGCGTCTTCTTCGGTACGGAGGTCTACCTGCCGCTGCTGCTGCACGACCGGTACGGCCTGCCGACCTGGCTCTCCGGCATCACCCTGACCAGCGGGGCGGTGGCCTGGGCGCTGGCGTCGGCCGTCCAGGCCCGGCTCGGCGAACGTGCCGCCGCGGCCACGGCCCTGCGCGTGGGTGCCCTGCTGCTGGCGAGCGGCGCATCGGTCGAGCTGGCGACGGTGCTGTGGCGTCTGCACCCTGCTGTCGCGGCGCTGGGCTGGTTCGCGGCGGGCGCCGGGATGGGCACGCTCTATCCGCGGATCAGCGAGCTGGTCCTGGCCGGCTCGGCGCCGGACGAGGCGGGCTTCAACACGGCGGCGAAGAGCATCGCGGACGCGGTGGGCGGGAGCGCCTCGCTGGCGGTGGCGGGATTGCTGTTCGCGATCGCACCCTTCGCCGGGCCGTTCACGTTCGCCACCGCGCTGGGTGTGGTGACCGTGACCGTTGCGTTCCGTGCATCGGTGCCACTACCTAAAGTAATGACCGCCTGA
- a CDS encoding polysaccharide deacetylase family protein codes for MRRIAAMLSTMSLACGLLVVASPAQGAPASSAPAPSARAAAAPRTVYLTFDDGPSSTWTPRYLDVLKKYNAKATFFTTGQNAKAHAKLSARIHREGHLLANHTWSHANLTKLSKSSVKSQLTRTQSALGRYKSACMRPPYGATNTSVRRWTKEVGLKTVLWDVDSRDWENSQTSTAIYQRVIRNVHNGSNVLMHDGGDSQRDSLAALKRILPKLKSMGYTFKIVPNC; via the coding sequence ATGCGCCGTATCGCCGCCATGCTGAGCACGATGTCGCTCGCCTGCGGGCTCCTGGTCGTCGCTTCTCCCGCGCAAGGCGCCCCGGCATCGTCCGCCCCGGCGCCGTCCGCGCGGGCGGCAGCCGCGCCCCGCACGGTCTATCTCACCTTCGACGACGGACCGTCCAGCACCTGGACGCCCCGGTATCTCGACGTGCTCAAGAAGTACAACGCCAAGGCGACGTTCTTCACCACCGGCCAGAACGCCAAGGCGCACGCGAAGCTCAGCGCTCGCATCCACCGCGAGGGGCACCTGCTCGCCAACCACACGTGGAGCCACGCCAACCTGACCAAGCTCAGCAAGTCCTCGGTGAAGAGCCAGCTCACGCGCACCCAGAGCGCCCTCGGTCGATACAAGAGCGCCTGCATGCGCCCGCCGTACGGTGCCACCAACACGTCGGTGCGGCGCTGGACGAAGGAGGTCGGCCTCAAGACGGTGCTGTGGGACGTGGACAGCCGCGACTGGGAGAACTCTCAGACCTCGACCGCCATCTACCAGCGGGTCATCCGGAACGTGCACAACGGCTCGAACGTCCTGATGCACGACGGCGGAGACTCCCAGCGCGACTCCCTGGCGGCACTGAAGCGGATCCTCCCGAAGCTGAAGAGCATGGGCTACACCTTCAAGATCGTGCCCAACTGCTAG